The following coding sequences lie in one Nakaseomyces glabratus chromosome I, complete sequence genomic window:
- the SLC1 gene encoding 1-acylglycerol-3-phosphate O-acyltransferase SLC1 (CAGL0I04070g~Ortholog(s) have 1-acylglycerol-3-phosphate O-acyltransferase activity, role in glycerophospholipid biosynthetic process and endoplasmic reticulum, lipid droplet, plasma membrane localization): MGFFSIALYYLRTVSWVLILMVAAAYGTVASVFLTLIGKQHLAQWATARFYYYAMSMLMGIDVKIINEDVLKGKPFIAVSNHQSTLDILFLGRIFPQGCTVTAKKSLKYVPFLGWFMALSGTYFLDRSNREKSVSTLNRGLQNIREKKRALWIFPEGTRSYSTTPKILPFKKGAFHLAQQGQIPIVPVVISNTSTIMCSKYNVFNRGCITCKVLDPIPTKDLKKEEVGELAEKVRNMMEKEIMDLGYSKAINDTNLPPEAIEYMQKNNKKPSSVESTTEYGSIKKDEATVMVSSGSNSHLEQLS; the protein is encoded by the coding sequence ATGGGTTTCTTTAGCATTGCATTGTACTACCTGAGAACTGTCTCATGGGTTCTAATTTTGATGGTTGCTGCCGCATATGGTACTGTTGCATCTGTGTTTTTGACATTGATAGGTAAGCAGCATTTGGCTCAATGGGCCACAGCAAGGTTCTATTACTACGCAATGTCAATGCTTATGGGTATTGATGTCAAGATCATCAATGAGGATGTTTTGAAAGGCAAGCCCTTCATTGCAGTCTCCAATCATCAATCTACCTTGGACATATTGTTTTTAGGTAGGATCTTTCCTCAAGGATGTACTGTTACGGCCAAGAAGTCATTGAAATATGTTCCATTTTTAGGATGGTTCATGGCATTGAGTGGAACTTACTTCCTAGACAGATCAAACAGGGAAAAGAGTGTTTCCACTTTAAATAGAGGCTTGCAAAATATTagagagaagaagagagcTCTGTGGATTTTCCCAGAAGGTACAAGGTCATACTCCACAACACCTAAGATATTACCATTCAAGAAGGGTGCCTTCCATTTAGCTCAACAAGGCCAGATCCCAATTGTTCCAGTGGTTATCTCTAATACTAGCACTATTATGTGCTCGAAATATAATGTGTTTAACAGAGGTTGCATAACGTGTAAGGTCTTGGACCCAATTCCAACTaaagatttgaaaaaagaagaagttggtGAATTGGCAGAAAAGGTAAGAAACATGATGGAAAAGGAAATTATGGACCTAGGTTACTCGAAGGCTATTAATGATACGAACCTACCACCTGAAGCCATTGAATACATGCAGAAGAATAACAAGAAGCCATCCTCTGTTGAAAGCACTACTGAGTATGGCTCAATAAAGAAGGATGAAGCTACTGTAATGGTTTCCTCTGGTAGTAATTCTCATTTGGAGCAATTGAGTTGA
- the PBP4 gene encoding Pbp4p (CAGL0I04026g~Ortholog(s) have cytoplasmic stress granule, nucleus localization), with translation MSTPAPVQKPKLTGWAQAASRAIPKQSLLKNQQQTVIVKAPTPTQKSHQERRSGNESSASTSPTSSVSGQPKKQRPYNRDEVREYMQSLFKEQSRNAKTYKQVLKETQLGDLTETSDWGTVTNKNTRNKKYGTLAEIARVLRN, from the coding sequence ATGTCTACTCCAGCACCAGTTCAGAAGCCAAAGCTTACAGGGTGGGCCCAAGCTGCCTCCAGGGCTATACCCAAGCAATCgttattgaaaaatcaGCAGCAGACTGTGATTGTCAAGGCCCCTACTCCCACACAGAAATCCCACCAAGAGAGGCGGAGTGGTAACGAGAGCAGTGCTAGCACGTCGCCAACATCGTCAGTTTCAGGACAACCTAAGAAGCAGAGACCATACAATAGAGACGAGGTACGGGAGTACATGCAGAGCTTATTCAAGGAGCAGAGCCGCAATGCCAAGACTTACAAGCAAGTGCTGAAAGAGACCCAGCTGGGCGACCTTACCGAGACCAGTGACTGGGGCACAGTCACCAACAAGAACACcagaaacaagaaatatgGTACTCTAGCTGAGATCGCTAGGGTATTAAGGAATTGA
- the VID30 gene encoding glucose-induced degradation complex subunit VID30 (CAGL0I04114g~Ortholog(s) have role in negative regulation of gluconeogenesis, proteasome-mediated ubiquitin-dependent protein catabolic process, regulation of nitrogen utilization and GID complex, cytoplasm, nucleus localization), translating to MTGHLDEVDREFIKSLFPEYLLEQPVAYDLLWIYRENKKIFCKTPYFHHSKDEDRNGLLTSSILPPKLSYRTKKEIWQKLMNLGVLGTLSFDAANDEYLVQAYKYFYSDNNNEKSHMKVPGSATKSKFSKDIKKTMNEADDSLQRVHDVLDQYYLNSVSGENINVDSSIDPVERHSVRWRDHDDIHSESERANERDETEAEEEADQIEDEDEDVEENSNDEDDDDDDEDEGEEEDEDAVDISEEGQERDLQTTSARDSIGSSDRLSRRAHSYSAKDNASRLYPALNTQKYMSKKKNNSTTPNVYNLMGYFLPTQWMHKENNSILVSSDGITELRANPNWQPFISNDRGDIFARNRLRNALTSSQKTEFVTTYADEIVSNKKVAIFYYEVRVLDVTSSKSAHNSNIVVGYKIANDSDDEIDLEKIDEKALLELVKNFGAGDNNELGGLADIGGTLMGRADSTATDPAPGLAKKNTLDETFVGYCGLSGNISITSKEKPYSKPYGRDDVIGCGINYVNGSVFFTKNGVFLGEAVSSLMNVNAIPYIALKSGNSVRTNFGLYEEFVFDINQYQKNWKRVAYKNIFKASITSHQFPDTKNTLIDESQMEIDDDADESQLSLLQKGLILGKDNRISENMVLKPDDLLLNTLNTQDGSMISNLNVMINDYLIHEGLIDVAKGFLKDLQKFSLTNPYDNQIQIEEREIIKHNESQIIREENVLRIRQELRKLINQREIEKCITFLNDKIPDLLGNNVELHFELRVVQYLIQLSNSPKIDSNILIEAGQNLSREFVFNNTIPQELRDKFQDQLSNVSSLLVYEDPLTEAPDELSYYFSPEYLQDRLFQLTNSTILKHMKKSSECALDNIVSYSRAMSLTLLNLNAKGKATVYEDDDAKLVDTARYYKLINIDGDLLSL from the coding sequence ATGACAGGCCATTTAGATGAAGTTGATCGTGAATTCATCAAAAGTCTGTTTCCGGAATACTTGTTAGAGCAACCTGTGGCATATGATCTGTTGTGGATTTACCgggaaaataaaaagatattCTGCAAGACGCCGTATTTCCACCATtcaaaagatgaagataGGAATGGACTATTAACGTCTTCGATACTTCCACCAAAACTGTCATACAggacaaagaaagaaatttggCAAAAGCTCATGAATCTGGGTGTGCTAGGAACTCTATCTTTTGATGCGGCCAATGATGAATACCTAGTACAGGcttataaatatttctactctgataataataatgaaaagtCACATATGAAAGTGCCCGGCTCTGCAACAAAGAGTAAATTTAGCAAAGACATTAAGAAGACCATGAATGAAGCGGATGACTCCTTACAAAGAGTGCACGATGTATTAGATCAGTATTATCTGAACTCTGTTAGTGGGGAAAATATCAATGTGGATTCCAGTATAGATCCAGTCGAAAGACATTCGGTGAGATGGAGAGATCATGATGACATTCATAGCGAATCGGAACGAGCAAACGAAAGAGACGAAACtgaagcagaagaagaagcagatCAAAttgaggatgaagatgaagatgtaGAAGAAAACTCAAACGATGAAGACgacgacgacgacgatgaagatgagggtgaggaagaagatgaagatgcagTTGATATAAGTGAAGAAGGTCAAGAGCGCGATCTACAAACTACTTCTGCCAGAGACTCAATCGGAAGCTCTGATAGATTATCTAGAAGGGCACATTCATATTCCGCAAAAGATAATGCCTCAAGATTATACCCAGCATTGAACACTCAGAAATATATgtcgaagaagaaaaataattctaCAACTCCCAATGTTTACAATCTTATGGGATACTTCTTGCCTACCCAATGGATGCACAAGGAGAATAACAGTATTTTAGTATCCAGCGATGGTATCACTGAGTTGAGAGCGAATCCAAACTGGCAACCATTTATCTCCAATGACAGAGGTGATATATTTGCTAGAAATAGGTTGAGAAATGCTCTTACCAGCTCTCAAAAAACAGAATTTGTTACCACTTATGCGGATGAAATAGTCTCGAATAAAAAAGTTGccatattttattatgaGGTGCGGGTCCTTGATGTAACAAGTTCTAAAAGTGCCcataatagtaatattgTCGTCGGATACAAAATTGCGAATGACTCCGATGATGAAATAGATCTAGAAAAAATTGACGAGAAGGCATTGCTTGAGCTGGTAAAGAATTTTGGTGCAGGGGATAATAATGAACTTGGTGGATTGGCTGATATCGGTGGTACATTAATGGGTAGAGCTGACTCCACTGCAACTGATCCAGCTCCGGGACtggcaaagaaaaataccTTAGATGAAACTTTCGTTGGATATTGTGGTTTATCGGGTAACATCAGCATTacatcaaaagaaaagccaTATTCAAAGCCTTATGGGAGGGATGATGTTATTGGCTGTGGTATAAACTACGTTAATGGCTCTGTATTTTTCACAAAGAATGGTGTCTTTTTAGGTGAGGCTGTCTCGTCATTAATGAATGTAAATGCCATACCATACATTGCTCTAAAGTCGGGAAATTCTGTTCGTACCAACTTTGGCTTATACGAAGAATTTGTTTTCGATAtaaatcaatatcaaaagaacTGGAAAAGGGTTGCTTATaagaatatatttaaaGCCTCCATTACATCGCATCAATTCCCCGACACTAAAAACACACTTATTGATGAAAGTCAAATGGAAATAGATGATGATGCAGATGAAAGCCAATTATCTTTGCTACAAAAAGGCCTCATTCTGGGGAAGGATAACAGGATTTCAGAAAATATGGTTCTGAAACCAGATGATCTCTTACTAAACACCCTCAATACACAAGATGGATCCATGATTTCTAATCTAAATGTAATGATAAATGATTATCTGATACACGAGGGACTCATTGATGTTGCCAAAGGATTCTTAAAGGATCtacaaaaattttcattaaCTAACCCATACGATAATCAAATTCAGATAGAAGAGCGTGAGATAATAAAACATAATGAATCTCAGATTATCAGGGAAGAAAATGTTTTGAGAATTAGACAGGAATTGAGAAAATTGATCAACCAGAGAGAAATAGAGAAATGTATAACGTTTCTGAATGACAAAATACCAGATTTGTTAGGGAATAACGTTGAACTTCATTTTGAATTGCGTGTGGTACAATACTTGATTCAACTATCAAATTCACCGAAAAttgattcaaatattctaaTCGAAGCAGGGCAAAATCTATCACGTGAGTTTGtttttaataatacaaTTCCACAAGAACTTAGAGATAAATTTCAAGACCAGCTAAGCAATGTTTCGTCACTACTTGTATATGAAGATCCTTTGACTGAAGCACCTGACGAGCTGTCATACTATTTTTCCCCCGAATATCTGCAGGACAGACTTTTCCAATTAACAAACTCCACAATCCTAAAGCATATGAAGAAAAGTAGTGAGTGTGCTCTTGACAATATAGTTAGCTACAGTAGAGCGATGTCATTAACTCTATTAAACCTGAATGCCAAGGGAAAGGCTACTGTGTATGAGGACGATGACGCCAAACTTGTTGATACGGCCAGATATTATAAACTAATTAATATTGACGGGGATCTCCTAAGTTTGTGA
- a CDS encoding fructose-1,6-bisphosphatase (CAGL0I04048g~Ortholog(s) have fructose 1,6-bisphosphate 1-phosphatase activity, role in carbon utilization, cellular response to glucose starvation and cytosol, nucleus localization), with protein sequence MGSHEGIDTDVISLPRFIIEYQKRVHNATGEFTLVLNALQFAFKFIAHAIRRAELIHLGGLFGTSNATGDEQKKLDVIGDEIFINTMESSNCVKILVSEEQEDMIVFEHNTGNYAVCCDPIDGSSNLDAGVSVGTIVSLFKLQPGSTGKVEDVLRPGTEMVAACYAMYGASTHLVLTMGDGVNGFTLDTNLGEFILTEPDMRVPMYRQIYSINEGNTYYWNDNIKSFINFLKEPQDDGKPFSARYVGSMVSDMHRTFLYGGIYAYPEDKKNPKGKLRLLYEAFPMAFLMEQAGGKAVTDRGERILDLTPTHIHDKSSIWVGSPGEIDKFLKHIGKA encoded by the coding sequence ATGGGTTCTCATGAAGGCATCGACACTGACGTTATCTCTCTACCAAGATTTATTATAGAATACCAGAAACGTGTACATAATGCCACTGGTGAATTTACTCTGGTTCTGAATGCTCTACAGTTTGCATTCAAGTTTATTGCCCATGCAATCAGACGTGCTGAATTGATCCACCTGGGCGGTCTTTTTGGTACATCCAATGCCACTGGTGATGAACAGAAGAAACTGGATGTCATTGGTGATGAGATCTTTATCAACACAATGGAGTCCAGTAATTGTGTCAAGATCTTGGTCTCtgaagagcaagaagaCATGATTGTCTTTGAACACAACACTGGCAATTATGCTGTCTGCTGTGACCCTATCGATGGTTCTTCCAACTTGGACGCCGGTGTCTCTGTCGGTACCATTGTGTCTCTTTTCAAGCTACAGCCAGGCTCTACTGGTAAGGTCGAGGATGTTCTAAGACCTGGTACCGAAATGGTTGCTGCCTGCTACGCCATGTACGGTGCATCCACTCACTTGGTCTTGACCATGGGTGACGGTGTCAATGGCTTCACCTTGGACACTAACTTAGGTGAATTCATCTTAACAGAACCAGATATGAGAGTTCCAATGTATAGACAAATATACTCCATCAACGAAGGTAACACTTACTACTGGAATGACAACATCAAGTCTTTTATCaactttttgaaagaaCCACAAGATGACGGAAAGCCATTCAGCGCCCGTTATGTCGGTTCTATGGTCTCCGATATGCACAGAACATTCTTATACGGTGGTATTTACGCCTACCCAGAGGACAAGAAGAATCCAAAGGGTAAATTAAGACTACTATATGAAGCTTTCCCAATGGCTTTCTTGATGGAACAAGCGGGAGGTAAGGCCGTTACCGATAGAGGTGAACGTATCTTAGATTTGACTCCTACACATATCCACGACAAATCTTCCATCTGGGTTGGTTCTCCAGGTGAAATCGACAAGTTTTTGAAGCACATCGGTAAGGCTTAA
- the SHE10 gene encoding She10p (CAGL0I04092g~Ortholog(s) have role in ascospore wall assembly and endoplasmic reticulum localization) — protein MRFLTKFLLFLATVYFGLKYACESPLRAQYPQLQLACHYSQPALWNDYLLKNSPAYKNSVHPQLVVAKGKYEELVQPHVKDVCKRVHTQLDRIDKKKYCDLAHSYANLAYQKAQFYYSISAGKYVHDFCKSDLYNKNLKRHVERAKEDLSKAYHLAVVRIPQLFTRENVEKFTSSASAYINEKTESLKKEAKQITSDVKKTVESEIKKRTTSSESEEEPIVSTSTIVKTITRTRHSSSSTTSTKSAEETSEKNLETKEEEDITDIEIDHQAQLQRDFDKWTSNIDKKVKMVNKMLVRDVKKHLKPKIDANDKLFKDKLKVLHKEANDNFQLINKAIQDINCTQGIDPETGKQIYFDSEGKSQIEKYITREMIRTMLNDTQTTLNSLVADIENDVSKILEDFKKIAENSREQHLTTFEEWGDIMINEWSKKLAYLDVLAPHEDAEHEGKSKTELSEKNWKKFMAIKKQILDARDKMAKRQIKISEFKLLLDNVQNTLQAVTNENGEYLYILRAQANLAFQERERLEKEAEEAKLRKEAGEVNESSEEEQIVEEPISA, from the coding sequence ATGCGGTTTCTGACAAAATTTCTGTTGTTTTTGGCAACCGTCTACTTCGGATTGAAGTATGCGTGCGAGTCTCCATTAAGAGCGCAGTATCCACAACTGCAATTGGCTTGCCACTACTCTCAGCCTGCCCTGTGGAATGACTACCTCTTGAAGAACAGTCCCGCTTATAAGAACTCTGTGCATCCTCAACTCGTTGTTGCTAAGGGTAAATATGAAGAACTCGTGCAGCCTCACGTCAAAGACGTTTGCAAGCGCGTCCACACTCAATTGGACCGGATCgataagaagaaatactGCGATTTAGCTCATTCCTATGCTAACCTAGCTTATCAAAAGGCTCAGTTCTACTACTCTATCAGCGCGGGCAAATATGTCCACGATTTTTGCAAAAGTGATTTGTACAATaagaacttgaaaagaCATGTTGAGAGAGCAAAGGAAGACCTCTCAAAAGCATACCACTTGGCCGTTGTGAGAATCCCACAATTGTTCACAAGAGAAAATGTCGAAAAGTTCACTAGTAGTGCATCCGCTTACATCAATGAAAAGACTGAGtctttgaaaaaagaagcCAAACAAATAACCTCTGATGTGAAGAAGACTGTAGAATCGGAAATCAAGAAGAGAACAACTTCTAGTGAATCTGAAGAGGAACCAATTGTCTCAACTTCCACAATTGTAAAGACTATTACTAGAACTAGGCACAGTTCTAGCAGTACTACTTCTACAAAGTCCGCTGAAGAGACATCCGAAAAGAACTTGGAAacaaaggaagaagaagatatcaCAGATATTGAAATCGACCACCAAGCTCAATTACAAAGAGATTTCGACAAATGGACTTCCAACATTGACAAGAAGGTTAAGATGGTTAACAAGATGCTAGTACGTGATGTAAAGAAACATCTAAAGCCAAAGATCGACGCAAATGATAAACTGTTTAAGGACAAGCTTAAGGTTTTACACAAGGAGGCAAACGACAACTTCCAGTTGATTAACAAGGCTATCCAGGACATCAACTGTACTCAAGGTATTGATCCTGAGACTGGTAAACAGATTTACTTCGACAGTGAGGGCAAGAGCCAGATCGAGAAGTATATTACCAGAGAAATGATTAGAACCATGCTGAATGATACACAGACAACTTTGAACAGCTTAGTTGCTGATATTGAAAACGATGTAAGCAAGATATTGGaagatttcaagaagattgCTGAAAACTCTCGTGAGCAACATTTGACtacttttgaagaatggGGTGATATCATGATCAATGAATGGTCCAAGAAATTAGCTTACCTAGATGTTTTAGCTCCCCATGAAGATGCCGAACACGAAGGCAAATCTAAAACTGAGCTATCCGAAAAGAACTGGAAGAAATTTATGGCCattaaaaaacaaattttggACGCCAGAGACAAGATGGCTAAACGTCAAATTAAGATCAGCGAGTTCAAGCTTCTCTTAGACAACGTCCAAAACACACTTCAAGCTGTCACGAATGAGAACGGTGAGTACCTATACATTCTAAGAGCACAAGCCAACTTGGCTTTCCAAGAACGTGAAAGGTTAGAAAAGGAGGCAGAGGAAGCCAAACTACGCAAAGAAGCTGGCGAAGTTAACGAATCCtctgaagaagagcaaattgttgaagaacCTATCTCCGCTTAA